Proteins from one Streptomyces sp. NBC_00289 genomic window:
- a CDS encoding cytochrome P450, translating to MSTVGAFPLGSATTLAELARDPHPRLALLRAQEPVSWLPELGGWLVTRRDLALSVMRDATTFTVDDPRFSTAQVVGPSMLSLDGAQHTRHREPFTAPFRPREVHDGFASFIERETDRLITALEPTGAVELRRTFAGPLAVAVVTKALGLVGTTADTVLSWYDAIVQSVSDITAGHTAGRAGAAAYARLRAAVEATVADRDAASLLVSAAGQLTAPEVASNAAVLMFGGIETTEAMITNALLHLLLHPDQLALVRADFGLLDGAIEESLRLEPGAAVVDRYATRDTVLGPATVRQGHLVTVSLTGANRDPAVFPDPDRFDVRRENARLQLAFAHGPHYCLAAHLARLETRIALKGLLERLPRLRLDANHPTTPRGLVFRKPPTLQVLWDRPS from the coding sequence GTGAGCACCGTCGGCGCCTTCCCGCTCGGTTCCGCGACGACGCTCGCCGAACTCGCCCGGGATCCGCATCCGCGACTGGCCCTGCTGCGTGCTCAGGAGCCGGTGTCCTGGTTGCCCGAGCTGGGCGGCTGGCTGGTCACCCGTCGCGACCTCGCGCTGAGCGTGATGCGGGACGCCACGACCTTCACCGTCGACGACCCCCGTTTCTCCACCGCACAGGTCGTCGGACCGAGCATGCTGTCCCTGGACGGTGCCCAACACACCCGACACCGCGAGCCCTTCACCGCCCCCTTCCGCCCCCGGGAGGTGCACGACGGCTTCGCCTCGTTCATCGAGCGGGAGACCGACCGGCTCATCACCGCGCTGGAGCCGACGGGGGCCGTCGAACTGAGACGTACCTTCGCCGGACCGCTCGCCGTCGCCGTCGTCACCAAGGCCCTCGGACTGGTCGGCACCACCGCGGACACGGTCCTCTCCTGGTACGACGCCATCGTGCAGTCGGTCTCGGACATCACCGCGGGACATACGGCGGGTCGTGCCGGCGCCGCGGCGTACGCGCGGCTACGGGCCGCTGTGGAAGCCACCGTCGCCGACCGTGACGCCGCCTCGCTCCTCGTCTCCGCTGCTGGGCAGTTGACGGCACCCGAGGTGGCGTCCAACGCCGCGGTCCTGATGTTCGGCGGCATAGAGACCACCGAGGCGATGATCACGAACGCGCTGCTGCACCTACTGCTTCATCCAGACCAACTCGCCCTTGTGCGAGCCGACTTCGGTCTGCTGGACGGTGCGATCGAGGAATCGCTGCGCCTCGAGCCCGGTGCGGCGGTCGTGGACCGCTACGCCACCCGCGACACAGTCCTCGGACCGGCCACGGTCCGCCAGGGCCACCTGGTCACCGTCTCCCTGACGGGCGCCAACCGTGACCCTGCCGTCTTCCCGGATCCCGACCGGTTCGACGTCCGCCGCGAGAACGCCCGTCTCCAACTGGCCTTCGCCCACGGCCCGCACTACTGCCTCGCCGCACATCTGGCACGCCTGGAAACACGCATCGCCCTCAAGGGTCTGCTCGAACGCCTCCCCCGCCTACGCCTGGACGCGAACCACCCCACCACCCCGCGGGGTCTGGTCTTCCGCAAGCCCCCCACCCTGCAGGTGCTGTGGGACAGACCTTCCTGA